In Pseudoalteromonas nigrifaciens, the sequence AACTTATTCCGCAACAACGACGCTTAATAATGCAGGTGTGGAATGAAATGAATCAGCAAATAATGAACTACATTCGCGGTAAAGTGTTTGAAATACTGATTGTTGGCTCGGTGTCGTTTATTGCCTTTACGGTACTTGATTTACGCTATGCTGCGTTATTGGGAGTATTAGTGGGCTTTTCGGTGTTGATCCCTTTTGTGGGTGCGGCATTGGTAACCATTCCGGTGGCGGCAGTGGCGTTGTTTCAGTTTGGAATTGAAACCCAATTTTGGACCATTTTAATTATTTACGGTATTATTCAAGCGCTTGATGGCAATGTACTAGTGCCTTTATTGTTCTCTGAAGCGGTTGATTTAAATCCGGTATTTATTATTGTAGCGGTATTGTTTTTTGGTGGCTTGTGGGGTTTTTGGGGCGTATTTTTTGCCATTCCACTGGCGTCATTAGTCAAAGCGCTGATCAATGCGTGGTCATCTACTCAAGAAGAAATCATTAAAGAGCTGAGCTAAAAGTTAACACCGCTTTAAGTATAAAAAAGCATAGAAAACGCATCTTTAAAACTAATTGATTATTATCTATTGCAGCCAAAACTATGTAATATTGGTATAAGATATATTTATTAGTAATAAGGTGCGTTTTTTAATGTCTGAGTATTTATTACCCGATGAGCCAGTAAAACAAGTTTACCTTGATGCAAATGCAACGACCCCTGTGTTGCCATGCATAGTTGATGTGGTGTGCCATGCAATGCAAACCTGTTTTGGTAATCCTTCTAGCCCACACATAACGGGTATTCAAGCTAAGCACTTATTGGAGCAAACTCGACAAAAAGCACGCGCGGTAATTGGCGCTAATAATGGTGATATTTTATTTACCTCAGGGGCAACCGAAGGTGTTCAAACGGCTGTAGTGTCTACGCTGATAAATGCTAAAACCCATAATAAAAAAAATCCGGTGTTACTTTATGGCGCTACAGAGCACAAAGCAGTACCAAATACCCTAAAACATTGGAATCAAGTGCTAGAGATTAACGCTCAAGTACTTGCTATTCCGGTTGATAGTAACGGTATTTTAGACTTAGATTTTATTGCTCAGCATATTGATGATGCGCTGATGATTTGCACTATGGCGGTTAATAATGAAACCGGTGTATACCAAGATCTAGCGGCAATAGAGCAGGTTATTCGTAATCGCAATAGCAGCGTGTCTTGGATGGTCGATTGCGTTCAAGCATTAGGTAAGCAGCAGCTTATGTTGAGCGAAACAACAATAGATTACGCACCGTTTTCGGGCCATAAACTCTACGCTCCCAAAGGCATTGGCTTATTATATATTCGTCAAGGCAGTGCTTATACGGCATTTATAGCCGGTGGCGGGCAAGAAAGTGGTATGCGCTCAGGTACTGAAAATCTCCCTGGTATTGCAGGACTTAATAAGTTATTTAGTTTGTTATTAGATAAAACCGATGGCACGTTTAAATCAAGTGCTGTGCTTGCGCAATATCGCAGCCAATTACACAATGCAATAAGCGATACATTTGGTGCCATTACCTTTAACCATGATTTTTCATACTCAGTGCCCACCACGCTTAATTTTGCGGTTAACGACTTAACCAGTAAAGAAGTTATTGATTTATTTGATGCTGCCGGCATACGCGTGAGCGGCGGCTCTGCGTGTAGTACTGGTGCTTCACAAAGTTTTGTACTAGATGCAATGGGTGCAAGCCAGTGGCAAAGTGAAAACGCCATACGTTTATCGTTTGGACCTGCCGCCACGCAACAAGATATTGACCATGCCTGTGAGCGAATTCGCGCCCTTAAACAAGTATTACAAGCAAATTGCCTGGTAGTATCTGACAGCGCTACACCTACGCAGGAATTATGTGCACTAGGCTTAACCCAATTTAGGCACCAAGGCGCGTGCAGCTGGTTATATGTTAATAGCAACAACCAAGCGGTGATCATCGACCCTATTATAGAGTTAATACCGCGCTTTGAAAAAATAGCCAATACGCAAAATTTAACCATAGCCGCTATTTTAGACACCCATGCTCACCAAGAGCGTAATAGTGCAATTACCCTATTACGCAGTGTGTTAGCAGCACGTTTAGTAGCAGGAGAGGTTGATCAATTGGGTTGGCCAGTTAACAAAACGGTGATTAATTTAAATGGGCAACGCCTAGAAAAACTTGCCACACCTGGGCATAGCCAAGACAGTGTGAGTTACTTATTAAAAGAAGCCTCGGGTGAGGTTCGCTATTGTTTTTGTGGTGATCTCATTTTACCAGCGGGGCTGGGTAATACTCATTTGCTTGGTGGTAGTGCAGAGCAAATGTCTGACTCGTTAATATTATTAGCGCAGCAGTTAACCCCAGAGGCGGTTATTTGCTCAGGACACGATTACCAACAGTGTTTTGCTATGAACTGGGCGGTGCAACAACAGCAAACTCCTTTATTGAGCGCATTATTATCTAAGCAAATAACGAAAGATGAATTTGCTGCTAAAAAGCAGCAGCGCGATGAGCAAAAACAAACAGATAATAACAACCAGCTTTGTGGTTATGTAAATGCGCAACCAGATACAAATACACAGCAATTGAGTTATTCACAGGCAAAAGAAATGCTCAGCCACGGCAATGTATATTTAATTGATACGCGCGAACCCTATGAGCATGGCGCTAATAATATTTCATCGCTGTTAAATGTTGCTACGGCTAAAACCTTAAATATTCCGCTTAGCCGTATGGCAAACGCAATAGTAGAGCAGCAGCTAGATAAAAATAATCAATATATTTTAGTGTGCCGCAGTGGTAACCGCTCAAAGTTGGCAGCAGCTAATTTAATTGAGCTAGGTTATACCTCGGTTTATAATTTAAATGGCGGTTTGGCACTGGGAAGTTAAAATTAGTTAGCAAATAAATATAATTAAGGCCGGCATTTGTCGGCCTTTTTATTTATTTGCCAAATTAAGCTAACTGAGTCGCCTCTGAATGGGTTGTTAAATTAATATATTAATTTTATGATACCGGTGTCAAAAGCAAAA encodes:
- a CDS encoding aminotransferase class V-fold PLP-dependent enzyme translates to MSEYLLPDEPVKQVYLDANATTPVLPCIVDVVCHAMQTCFGNPSSPHITGIQAKHLLEQTRQKARAVIGANNGDILFTSGATEGVQTAVVSTLINAKTHNKKNPVLLYGATEHKAVPNTLKHWNQVLEINAQVLAIPVDSNGILDLDFIAQHIDDALMICTMAVNNETGVYQDLAAIEQVIRNRNSSVSWMVDCVQALGKQQLMLSETTIDYAPFSGHKLYAPKGIGLLYIRQGSAYTAFIAGGGQESGMRSGTENLPGIAGLNKLFSLLLDKTDGTFKSSAVLAQYRSQLHNAISDTFGAITFNHDFSYSVPTTLNFAVNDLTSKEVIDLFDAAGIRVSGGSACSTGASQSFVLDAMGASQWQSENAIRLSFGPAATQQDIDHACERIRALKQVLQANCLVVSDSATPTQELCALGLTQFRHQGACSWLYVNSNNQAVIIDPIIELIPRFEKIANTQNLTIAAILDTHAHQERNSAITLLRSVLAARLVAGEVDQLGWPVNKTVINLNGQRLEKLATPGHSQDSVSYLLKEASGEVRYCFCGDLILPAGLGNTHLLGGSAEQMSDSLILLAQQLTPEAVICSGHDYQQCFAMNWAVQQQQTPLLSALLSKQITKDEFAAKKQQRDEQKQTDNNNQLCGYVNAQPDTNTQQLSYSQAKEMLSHGNVYLIDTREPYEHGANNISSLLNVATAKTLNIPLSRMANAIVEQQLDKNNQYILVCRSGNRSKLAAANLIELGYTSVYNLNGGLALGS